CCTAGTCCTCTGGATGTTAAAAGAGCTAAATTTTATTCAGAacctcacaataaactgtggaaaattcttcaagagatgggaataccagaccacctgacctgcctcttgagaaatctgtatggaggtcaggaagcaacagttagaactggacatggaacaacagactggttccaaataggaaaaggagtacgtcaaggcagtatattgtcaccctgcttatttaacttatatgcagagtacatcatgagaaacgctggactggaagaaacacaagctggaatcaagattgccgggagaaatatcaataacctcagatatgtagatgacaccacccttatggcagaaagtgaagaggaactcaaaagcctcttgatgaaagtgaaagaggagagtgaaaaagttggcttaaagctcaacattcagaaaacgaagatcatggcatccggtcccatcacttcatgggaaatagatggggaaatagtgtcagattttatttttctgggctccaaattcactgtagatggtcactgcagccatgaaattaaaagacgcttactccttggaaggaaagttatgaccaacctaggtagcatattgaaaagcagagatattactttgccaacaaaggtccgtctagtcaaggctatggtttttcctgtggtcatgtatggatgtgagagttggagtgtgaagaaggctgagcaccgaagaactgatgcttttgaactgtggtgttggagaagactcttgagagtcccttggactgcaaggagatctaactagtccattctgaaggagataagccctgggatttctttggaaggaataatgctaaagctgaatctccagtactttggccacctcatgcgaagagtcgactcattggaaaagatctgatgctgggagggattgggggcaggaggagaaggggacgacagagaatgagatggctggatggcatcactgactggatggacgtgagtctgagtgaactccgggagttggtgatggacagggaggcctggcgtgctgcgattcatggggtcgcaaagagtcagacacgactgagcgactgaattgaactgtactGATAACCTATATTTGCCTATGAAGTCTTTAATTGTTATTTTGGTTAAATGGATAACTAAGCATTTTTTTCCCAGTGATCTATGTGACTAAGTGTTCTAAAGCCTCTTTGATATTTTTGACAAGCGTCCTCCAAATCAAATTCTACATGTCTTTTTGACTTAGAAGTAGCTTTGAGGTATatttcagagggcccctgaaatATCTCAAAGATTTGTTCTCTctccttataaaaagagacatgtgtaccccaatgttcatcacagcactgtttatgatagccaggacatggaagcaacctagatatccattagcagatgaatggataagaaagctgtggtacatatatacaatggagtattactcagccattaaaaagaatacatttgaatcagttctaatgaggtggatgaaactggagccgattatacagagtgaagtaagccagaaagaaaagcaccaatacagtatactaacgcatatatatggaatttggaaagatggtaacaataaccttgtatgtgagacagcaaaagggacacagatgtatagaagtcttttggactctgtgggagagggagggggggcatgatttggaagaatggcattgaaacatgtataatatcatataagaaacaaatcgccagtccaggtttgatgcaggatacaggaagcttggggctggtgcactgggatgacccagagggatggtatggtgagggaggtgggagaggggttcaggattgggaacacatgtacacccgtggtggattcatgttgatgtatggcaaaaccaatacaacattgtaaagtaattagcctctaattaaaataaataaatttaaataaaaaatgaactaaGAATATTGGTTATATGAAATTTAACCATGGGAAGCATTGCCAAGTAAGAAGGAATGTTAAACCTTTTTTATGTTGTGTctggcttaccaggtggctcagacagtaaggaatctgcctgcagtgcaggagatctgacttcgatctctgggtcaggaacatcccctgagaagggaatggctacctactccagtattcttacctggagaattccatggacagagaagcctggtgggctacagtgcaaggggtcgcaaagagtcagacacaactgagcaactcacactttcagACTTGTATGGATGTGCATAATAAGTGTTTCAGGAATTATTAGAAACTTTTGGAAGTCTTCTATGTCCTGTAGTAGAATGTTGTCTGTCATCAAAATTGAAGCTCACACTAAAAGGACTAAACCCAAGTATCAGAGAAACACTGAAGCTGACTTGTATGTACAGGCAGAACAACAAAAGAATCTGTGAACATTGTGGCACATGTAGATAAAGTCCATTTTGCTTCTGCCAAAAAAATTGACCCTTCCTTGCCACACTTTTGCCATCCTGATGTCTATTTAATATGGCACCAGTCAGCTCCCACATTGGAGAAAGTAAGTGGGTAAACAATagctttaaatgaaataaatagttGGGGCTATGAGAAATTCAAGATGACCCCTTGGTTTCTCCCAGCTTTCTAGCAACTCTTTCCCTGACCATCATTTAAGATGACTCAAATTATAGACACTGGTAGgaagatttttataaaattgtgCAAAGTCTACCAGCAATGTCTATCCTGCCAGGTCCATAActctggaaaggaaaggaaaacagattttTGCCCCAGAGGCCTCAGACCTCCTTTCCCTGGACACTTTGAACACCTGcaacaaaatttcatttatttgccgCTTAGTATGAGTCACAAATATTTGCCACTTCGTATGAGTCACTTAGTATtgccacagccagtccctcccatcaggaagcttccacaagcctcttaaccttatccatcaaagggcagacagaatgaaaaccacaatcagaaaactaaccaagctgatcacatggatcacagccttgtctaactcagtgaagccATGTAGGggcacccaagacagacaggtcatggtggagagttctgacaaaacatggtccactggagaagggaaaagccaagcacttcagtattcttgccttgagaaccccatggacagtatgaaaagacacaaagatatgacactgaaagaggaacaccccaggtcagtaggtgcccaatatgctactggagaagagtggagaaataattccagaaacaatgaagagacagagccaaagtgaaagcaacacccagtggtggatgtgactggtgatgaaagtaaactctgatgctgtaaagaacagtattgcataggaacctggaatgttaggtccatgaatcaaagtaagttggaagtggtcgaacaggagatggcaagagtgaacatgaacattttagtaatcagtgaactaaaatggatgggaatgagcaaatttaattcaggtgaccattatatttactactgtgggcaagaatcttaaagaagaaatggaatagcctcatagtcaacaaaagagtccaaaatgtagtacttgggtgcaatctcaaaaagtacagaatgatctctgttcgtttccaaggcaaaccattgaatacaacagtaatccaagtctatgccccaaaaattaatgccaaagaaactgaagttgaacagttctgtgatgacctacgagaccatctagaactaaaaccaagaaaatatgtccttttcatcatagaggcttggaatgcgaaagtaggaagtcaagtgatACCTGCCTGGAGTAAGAGCAAGTTTGGGTACCAGGCCCAAGGACAGTGTCAACTGCCACCCAAGTGTTCTTTGGGTATGCACAGCCTGGGCGTACTCCTTGCAGCTCTTCCTGATTTCATGGGAGAGATAGGGTGAAAGTCAGGGGTCTCCAGCCAGCAGTTtgggcaagaccactggagttcACTGTGGCAGCAATCCTAGTCATGGTACCAAATATGTCACTGGTGAAAAGAGATTTCCTCAGTGCTTGCCCTTGCAAAGAAAGGGAAGGACTCTGGACTAGTGCACATCAGGGGACTTGTCTGATGAAGGTCACTTTATCAGTCTTGTGAACTTGAGACAATTGCAAGTTATCCATCTATAAATGGAGTCTGCTAAATCCTATCCTGCATGAATGCTGGAATGCATGTACTACATATAAAGCAGAGTCATACTGATTAAGAAACACTGGTCTTTAATTTAATGGTAGTTATGATTATTATGAACCTCCAAAATACCCCCttcctatctgaggttatttttatCCAGTAGATAGCAGAGATTATGCAGTGCATTgggacaaaagaaataaatattcttaaatgaactaaattaaggcaaagtatattttatttttaccaaaaaacAAATGGTTAGAGGAAATAAGGCAAACTAcaaattaaaagctttttcctttatatttgctTAATTGTTTTTTAGTTTCTCAATATTTTCTGTGGTCGTGTTTCACATTACCATGAAAATCTCTCTTTCAGTGACATATTACCTACTTCAAGATCATAAAGACAGTACAGATGGTTCATGTTCTCTTTTACATCTACCAAAACTGTAACTTTAAGTATCCTAAAACAGCAATAAATCATTACCAAATCAATATTCTGGAGAAAAAGAATCTGTTAGAAGTAAAAATtcgataaaaatgaaataaacaatatgCAGAAGTTGCTAGtttaaatcaggaagaaaatagAGATCCAAACTTGGTTTGCTCGACCCCTACTAACCTGTACTATCTAGGAGCTTGACTACTCTTTGAGAAAATTCTGTTCCAGTGTCATCTTACCTTGTTTAGACGGTGAACAACATATTCAATACATTCAATGTGTTTTACATATACCCAACGTGTggctttcaaaattttaaaacagcaaacaaTGTGATTTATatgattaatatatttgttttctgaagaaCAATAAACCTTATGAAAAgtaattaacatttgaaaatactAAACTCCTCCCTCATCTCCTTAATCTAATTTAAATCAACTTTCACTAGATATTTCTCCTAtggataaaggaaaaaagatatatattttgttaaaatgagTTGTACCTAAACTCCCTTACTACATAAAACAGTAAAGAACATACAAGTTTTGTTCCCTCCACCCTATTACTCTCTACTATTTAGGATCTTGACAGCTCTGTTCCAACACAAAAGGGAAGAAAGTGTCTGGGCCTCCCTCCCTAGATGTGGGAGGAGCTGTAGGACTTGGCCCTGGAAGGGGCACTGGCTTCAGCCATTGTTGGAGCCCTGGCCATGCCTCTCAGCCCTGCTCTCTCCGCCTGATCTCTCAGACCCTCATCATAGAGGTCTGGGAAGGAAGTCAGACCTGTATCTTGGATCTTGGCCAGCACCTCCAACACCTTCATCTTATTGGTTTCAAACAAGCTCTCGGGCCCCACAGGAACTCGTAGTGTGGAGGATTGACATTGGGCACCTGTCGGTACTTCAGGTACTTTTTCTGCACCAGATCTTTGGTGATGAGCCTTCTGGGCTCCCCAAAGATCCAGTGCCTCCTCCCAGTATAGACCCCCAACACACTGAGGAATTCCCAGACCTCCTCCCTGGTGGAACGGTTACCCTTCATGAAGATAATGCCCAGGAGCACCATGAGGAAACCAGACTTGGGCAGACCCCCCTCATCACTCAGACCTTCATCGCCCCCGAGGTTGAGCTTGTTGATGAGGGCGTAGATGTTCCTGCTATGGTCGACTTCCGTCAGCTCCAGGCCAAATACCAGCTCCATGTGCTTAGAGGCTCTCCTGAGGATCTCAGGGATGTGCTGCCTATACTTGCTGCCAACGACCTTCAGCAGGGTGTGCTGCGAGATGGGCTCCTTCTTGGTGTACTTCTCCAGCAGGAACTCCAGCAGCATGCTGGCCTTCCTGGTCAGAGGATCTATTCGAGGGCTCTGAGTGGCAGGGGCTGCCTGGGAGGCACCTGCACTTTCCTCCTCTGGGCCCTGGGCACCTTCATCAGATCCTGCACAGGAAGGCCCTGCATCAGGAGAGCTAGGGGCCATGGCTCCCTGAAGCTCCTGGTGATCTCCAGTAGCAGGGGAGCTCGGGGGAGAACCCTGAGGGACAGACgagggggaggaggggcactCCTCTTTGGGGGCTGCAGCAGCACTGGTCTGGGCCTCTTGGGGACACTGAGTGTCCCCCTGGACCTGGTGGCATTTCACACGGGCATGGTACTTGTTCTTGTGCATCTGAGGCATGGTGACACAGGTTATGGATCACAGGCGCATGCAGGCAGGGTGGCAGGCAAGGAGGGCACCTAGAGGAAGGACAAGCAGATGTTGTGAGCAACTGCAGTGAGGAGATTCCTCCCTGGCTTGAACCAAAGCCGCCTCTGAGGGGTCCTTGAGGCCAGTGCTCTAGGACCCACAAGTCTTGTGTTCTCCTGGTGAGCCCCTCCCTTGAGACCACTGAGTAGGAAGTGAGAGTGATCACTGGGGCACAGCCAGACAGCCCTGCCTGGGTGTTAGAGGGAGGCCTGTGGGAGCTGGCAGGGGAGGCAGGTCCTTTCAGTTCACATTTCAGAGTCATGATGAAAACTGGGGCAAGACTCCCTCATatccccctgcccccaaaccaCCCACCCTGTTCCCTCTCTTGCTTTGAAGTTGACGCTGCCACCTTCCCTGTCACCCCAGATGATGAGAGGAGGGAATGTTCAGGCCCCCAATGAAGGGAGCCGGGACCCGCCCTTCTGCTGTCTCGAGGCTGCCCCTTCACAACCAAGCTGCAACCTCCCCTGACAGACCACCGCCCCCGTCCCCGTGTTTGGCTGGGAGGAAGTGCTGGCCACAGGGGAGGGTCCTGAGTCAGCCGTGTGATGCGGAGGATGGTCATTACCCTGACTCCTCCCCGAGCCCTGACATCCTCCCTCTGCTGACCAGCTGCCAGCCCTTCTGAACGAGGTCCCCTCTTCCCTGAGTGTCCCGTGTCAGTGATCGCAGTCAGGGAGCCCTCAGCCTTTAGAACTGCCCAGATGCTGACCAGTTGCTCTCTGGCCAAGTCACGCTGGGTAAGGGGTTAGGCGTGGCCACCAATCTGGGGTGTGGAGACACTCAGTCCTCCCGCAGGTTCCTCCTTTACTCCACAGAATCCCGGACTTCCCTCTACTGAACAGAGCCAGGGTCCAGCAACCCTGCACCCAGATCCACCACCCCTGGACCCAGGTTATGTCCCGGGAACCCGTGTGCATAGCCGATGGACATTGCACCTAAGAGCCTGGTCCTAGCCTCCAGGCGTAGAGCAGGTGCAGGGTTGCCGGGGGGCTGTGAAGTCCCCTCTTTTCGGATGGAAAAGGTGTTGGGAGTGCCAGGGCATATCTTTGTAACTATCCAGTGCACTTGTAACTCATGTCACCTCCAACTTGGACCCCTGATGAGACCTCAGACTCCTCCCTCTGGTCACAGCTACAGCAGCTCTCAAAGATAGCAGCCCTCTCAAAGATGGCATGGCACCCCAGCATGGATAGGGGGCTGTCACTTCCTATCATGTGCATCTGGGCTCCAGGAGGACagcaggggcggggcctgggtggGCGGGGTTCTGGGGAGTTTCCGGCAAGAGGGGGGATGTGGTCCCTTCTTCGACTCATAGTGGCTCCTGGGATGTCCCTGCTGATCTCAGTCAACTGGCCTCACTCCTTGCCTCTCACTTCTCTCAGTAAACCAAGCAGGAAGAATTTGGGAGCCCGAGCCTGACAGCCTTCCTGGATCTGCTGAGACAGACAGTGAGAGCACTCGGGCTCCTTCTTGTGTGCTGAGTGATGCTCTCTGTCTATCCCTGTCTTCCTCCGACCGTAATGCTGCGTTACGTGCCATCTGCTGACCTGAGGGCAAGGCCTCACCTGGAAGATGTCAAACCCACAGACGCCTGGTGAGAAGTGCACACGCATCTCATCTGGACGCTTCTGCCTAAGGCTTCCTGGAAATGGCTGTTGCAGGTAAGATAAGCGAGAGGGAAGGATGGGAGAAGGCCTTTTGTGGTGTGGAACCTCTCACATCTCACTCAGGATCTTCATATTGACTGCAGGCAGAGCCTAGAAACCCTTCCCTTTCTGGTATAAAACCACCCCTGTCCCCACCTATGCCCCTCACAACCCCAGCAGAGAAAGTGAAGGGGCTCCTCAGCCTGACGGTTCTCACTGTGGGTTCTTAGTCAACTGCAGGGGCATTGCTTGAAAATTCTGAGATGAATTTCTGTCCTTTTGTACAATTACGGTGATACAGGCTTTTCTCTTTTGGTCCATGTGTGACAGTCTCTTAAGCTCATCATTTACAAGGGCCAGTTGTCATCCACTAACAAAGTTTGTGCTGGTTATTGTATGACCTCTGGGCCATACTGCCATGTCCATCCTAAACTTTGGTGCCCCATGATCCTGGCATGGggctctgagatgctgcctcagGTTCCTTCAGTGAAGCAGTGGAGGTTCATGGTCCCACGGCCCAGTGGAAGAATCAACCGCTCCAGTTTAAAGCCTTTTCCAGCTGATCCTGTTGTCTGTTTCCTTTGTGGCCTGCACACCTGTGTCAGCCTCAGAGTACTCCCTGACCTGGGCACTCACAGGGTCAAGTTCAATGGAGACTTATTGTTCCTCAGGGATTATTTAGTTTTGTGTTCTTGCTTTTGTTAGTAGTTGTCTTTATTCCTTGTGTAAGTTTTCCATGGTTTGTTCTGGGTACAGGAAACAGCTGCCCATGTGTGATTGTGGTCTCAGCTACTCCCGGTTTGGTACTAAATCTGTAAAGGATTTCAGGAAAATTGACAGTATTACAGTATGTCCTCCTCGTGTATACACCTAAGATACTGTTTGAGACTTCTTTTCCGAAGGGTCTCAGGAAATTCTTGTTTCCTCCATGTAGACTGGATACATTTTTCTAAGGTTTCTTTGTAGGTACGTTTTTTATATGGTTGCTTTTGTTTATGGTGTATTTTCTATTACATGATCTAAGTTACTGTTGATTCTTCCAGACCAGTCTCTTGATTTTGCTGTGTTGATCTTTTTTATGCCAGATTTCTGAAGTTCGTTATATGTGTCAATATATTCTGTGCctgtttctaagaattttaatTCAAGGATCAAATACTTAGTGTGATATTTTGCTTCTTATTATTgctgattttattaattttgctttGGTGCATATAACTCTGTACTGGCTCTGTGTTCTTAtccatatttttttctagtttttaaattagTAGACTTAAAAACTTGTTTTAATTGAcagatagttgctttataatgttttgttagtttctgctatacaacagaatgaatcagctataagtgtaCATATTCCTCCTGCCTCATGAgactccctcccagccccacatCTCACCCCTCTATTTTGTCACatagcaccaggctgagctccctgtattatatagcagtttcccactagctctctattgTACACTTGGTACAGTATTTTTGTCAGTGCCACTCACAATTCATTCCACCCTgtccttcccttgctgtgtccacatgaccattctctacatctgtgtcactATTCCTGCCCTTCAAATAGGTTTATAAGTAccattttctattttccatgtgtatgcattaatatgcactctttttctgtttttgagttacttcactctgtttacaGGCTCTAAGtgcatccacctcactacaagtgacttaaattcattcctttttatggctaatatttcactgtatggagaggcaatggtaacccactccagtactcttgcctggaaaatcccatggatggaggagccttatccagtccatgggggtcagtcggacacgactgagcgacttcactttcccttttcactttcatgcattgagaagaaaatggcagcccactccagtgttctttcctggaggatcccaaagatgggggagcctggtgggctgccgtctatggggtcacacagagttggacatgactggctATAGAACACCAGCATCAGCAGTGTGATTTTCATCatcaccttctttatccatttctcagtTGAAATCTAGTTTGTagccatgtcctggctattgtaaatttcAATGAACATTTGATACAGGTGTCTTTCAGTTATTCCTTTCTCATTTGTGTATATGCactgtattttatttgtaaacagGTTATATAGTTTTAAATGGGAATCACTGAATCTCCCAGTGTTCTCCATCGTGGCTATATCAATTTCCATTTCCCAACAGTTTATCTTTTCTAATTCTCTCTgtagcatttactgcttgtacaatttttttgatgatggccattctgacccattATGAGATGACACCTCtttttgtaattttgatttgcatttctttcatgATGAGGATGTAgctcctcttttcatgtgtttatgtgtttgttgaccctctgtatttcttttttaaaagaacagatttAGGATTGAGAAAATTCAGCAGATAGTATAGAGAGGTCCCATACAGCCACTCTCTTCCTCCACTTGGTATcttctattattaacatcttgtaTTGGTTCAATGGATACAAGTTCATTTTTTACAATTGATCAACTAATGTCAATATGTTATTATTAACTATTGTCCATTGTTTAcaatacattttactttttgtgttttaCAGTTCTTTAGTGTTTGACAGATGCATGATAGTATCAACTCAGCCAACATGGTGTCTTGCAGAGGAGTTTGAATGCCCTATGGATCTCCCATGCTCCACCTGTCCATCCCTCAAAACCTCACTTGGAACCCCTGACAACTACTGAACATTTTACTCTTTCTAAAgatttgcattttccagaatgtAACATtgatggaatcatacagtatgtaggcTTTTTTATACTGGCTCCTTCTGCTAATCAATATACATTGAATTTTCTCTATATCTTTTTATGgtttgaaatgttttcttccaggactGAATAGCATTCCATgtagctttacaatattttgtttacCCACTCATCTACTGAAGGTCATCTTTGGTGATTTCAGTTTTTGGCAGCTATGACTTATTCTGCTATTAAAATTTGTTTGAAGGTTTTTGGATGGGCTTAAGGTTTTGGCTCTTTTGAGTAAATACCTTAACGTTCATTTGCTAGATCATATGAAAAGACTATATTTAGCTGAAAAGAATTTGCCAGACAGTTTCCAAAGTATCAGTATCACTGCATTCCTTTTAGCAGTGAATtcattttcaggtagtttgcctgtttcctcttcatttatttggacttctgtgtttctggtttgttcctttatttgtgtagtatttctctgcctttttcattattattattattttaattatcatgtttgaggtctccttttcccaggcttcagggttgaatttttcttcctttttatttctgccctctaaggttggtccagtggtttgtgtaagcttcttatagggtgagatttgtgctgagtttttgtttgtttgtttgctttttcctctgatgggcaaggctgagtaagGTGGTCATTCTGTCTGCTGATGATCgggtttgcatttttgttttctttgtggtttagatgaggcgtcctgcagaGGGTGCTATCAGTGGTTtggtgatgccgggtcttgtattcctgtggtttcctttgtgtcagttctcactatttgatatcctagggttagttctctggtagtctaggatcTTGGAGCCAGTGGACCCACTgtaaaggctcagggcttgacaTTGAATTTTgcgtgggtctatatattcttttctgctggtcatgtactcctgtccactctcagctggtattctgcatgcacttctgtgtctgaaggtgtattccagATGTATCCTTGGAGAGAGATGTATTCTAGAATGTCCACCAACTCCTCTTGCCATCTTGTTCCTCCTGGGCAAGattcgtgagagtcccttggactgcaaggagatctaaccagtcagttctaaagcatatcagtcctgaatatgcattggaaggactgatgctgaagctgaaggtccaatactttggcgacctgatgtgaagaactgactcattggaaaaaaccccaatgctgggaaagattgaaggcaggaagagaaggggatgacagaggatgaaatggttggatggcatcacctactcaatggacatg
Above is a genomic segment from Bos mutus isolate GX-2022 unplaced genomic scaffold, NWIPB_WYAK_1.1 CTG1096, whole genome shotgun sequence containing:
- the LOC102279711 gene encoding melanoma-associated antigen B17 — translated: MPQMHKNKYHARVKCHQVQGDTQCPQEAQTSAAAAPKEECPSSPSSVPQGSPPSSPATGDHQELQGAMAPSSPDAGPSCAGSDEGAQGPEEESAGASQAAPATQSPRIDPLTRKASMLLEFLLEKYTKKEPISQHTLLKVVGSKYRQHIPEILRRASKHMELVFGLELTEVDHSRNIYALINKLNLGGDEGLSDEGGLPKSGFLMVLLGIIFMKGNRSTREEVWEFLSVLGVYTGRRHWIFGEPRRLITKDLVQKKYLKYRQVPNVNPPHYEFLWGPRACLKPIR